The Capricornis sumatraensis isolate serow.1 chromosome 11, serow.2, whole genome shotgun sequence DNA segment ttttctgaatgctgagttttaagcctactttttcactctcctctttcatcaagaagctcttcagttcttcttcactttctgccataagggtggcatcatctgcatgtctgagattattgatatttcacctggcaatcttgattccagcttgtgcttcatccagcccagtgtttctcatgaggtactctgcatgtaagttaaataagcaggatgacagtatacagccttaacgtacacctttcccaatttggaaccaatctgttgttccatgtccaagtctaactattgcttcctgacctgcatatagatctctcaggaggcaggtcaggtggtctggtattcccatctcttggagaattttccacagtttgttgtgatccatacatgcaaaggcattggcatagtcaataaagcagaagtagatgtttttctgggatgctcttgcttttttgataatccagcagatgtttgcaatttgatgtctggttcctctgccttttctaaattcagcttgaacatctgggaattctctgttcacgtactgttgaagcagTACATTAAATCTCCAGAagtacttggagaattttgagcgttactttactagtgtgtgagaggagtgcaattgtgcagtagtttgagcattctttggcgttgcctttctttgggattggaatgaaaactgatcttttccagttctgtggccactttccaaatttgctggcatattgagtggagcactttcacagcatcatctttcgggatttgaaatagctcaactggcattctaTCACCTGCACTagtttgttcacagtgatgcttcctaaggcccacttgactttgcattcaaggatgtctggctctagttgagtgatcacaccactgtggttatctgggtcatgaagatcttttttgtatagttcttctgtgtattcttgcctcctcttcttaatatcttctccttctgttaggtccataacatttctgtcctatattgtgctcatctttgcatgaaatgttctcttggtaactctaattttcttgaaaagatctctagtctttcccattctattgttttcctctgtttctttgcactgatcactgaggagggctttcttatctctccttgctattctttggaactcttcattcaaatgggtatatctttccttttctcctttgccttttgcttctcctcttttctcagctatttgtaaggccccctcagacaaccatcttgcctttttgcactttttttccttggggatggtcttgatccttgcctcTTGCACAATGTCagtaacctctgtccatagttcttcaggcactctgtctatcagatctaattccttgaatctatttgtcacttccactgtataattgaaagggatttgatttaggtcatacctgaatggtctagtggttttccttagtttcttcaatttaagtctgaatttttcaataaggagttcatgatctgagccacagtagctcctggtcttatttttgctgactgtgtagagcttctccatctttagttgcaaagaatataatcaatctgacttcgttactgatcatctggtgatgtccctgtgtagagtcttctcttgtgttgttggaagagggtgtttgctatgaccagtgtgttctcttggcaaaactctattagcctttgccctgctttattctgtactccaaggccaaatttgcctgttactccaggtatttcttgacttcctacttttgcattccagtctcctataatgaaatgggcatctttttttggtgttagctctagaaggtcttgtaggtcttcatagaactgttcaacttcagtttcttcatcattactggtcggggcatagacttggattactgtgatattgaatggtttgccttggaaatgaacagagatcattctgttgtttatgagattgcatccaagtactgcattttggactctttcgttgactgtgatggctactccatttcttctgagggattcttccccagagtagtagatatgaCAGTTATCTGAGTtgagttcacccattccagtccattttacttcgctgattcctaaaatgtcagtgttcactcttgccatctcctgtttgaccacttccaatttgccttgattcatggacctaacattccaagttcctatgcaatattgttctttacagcatcagactttacttccatcaccagtcacatccacaactgggtgttgtttgtGCTTTGgcaccatctcttcattctttctggaggtattgctccactgatctccagtagcatattgggtacctaccgacctggggagttcatctttcagtgtcatatctttttgacttttcatcctgttcatggggttctcgaggcaagaatactgaaatggtttgccattcccttctccagtgggccacattttgtcagagctctccaccatgatctgcccatcttgggtggccctacgtggcatggctcatagtttcattgagttagataaggctgtggtccatgtgatcagagtggttagttttctgtgattgtggttttcagtctgtctgccctctgatggagaaggataagaggcttacggaagcttcctgatgggaaagactgacagaGGGGGAActtgggtcttattctgatgggcggggccatgctcagtttgtggctcagctggtaaagattcagtctgcaatgtgggagacctgggatcaatccttgggttgggaagatcccctggaggagggaagggctctccactccagtattctggcctggaggactcCATGGatttatagttcatggggtcacaaagagtgggactgagggactttcactttcactacacttTCTGATGGGCGGGCCCATGCtcactcagtaaatctttaatccaattttctgttgatggatgggaCTGTGTTTCCAccttgttatttacctggggccaaactatggtggccAATAGTTTTAGGGGAAAAcatattttgtgtttccattttgcTGGACAATGAAAGATAACTACAACTCAGAAGACAAAGAAGCACGAGGAGGGATGAGGGCCAAGCTAAGACTAAGATGTAGGTAGGTAAAGAGTGTCAGGCAGAAGAGCAGATCCAAAAAACGGCGAGTGGGTGTGGGTTCTCCAGGAAGAAAGCAGACACTTACCAAGAGGGAAATCACCAGACCTGAAGGGAGTTTGAGCTTTCAGTTCAGGGCTTATTTATCTGAAAGAGGTTGAGGAGACTGTTCCAAAAGGAAAGAGACTGATCTTTTCAATTACCAAAGTTTAGCTGGACAACTCTACCCCAGCTGTTTCAGACAGTTCAGGCTGTTATcacagaataccatagactgggtggtttCTAAACAGCCAAAACGTAACTcacacagttctagaggctgggaagtccatgCTATGGCTCCAGAAGATTCAGTATCTGTTGAAAGCCTGGCTCCTGATGCTCAGAAGACACCTCACTGCATCCTCCCCTGGTGGAAGGGATGAGGGAGATTTCTGGGGTCTGTTTATAACAGACTAATCCATTCATGAGGGCCCTGCCATCATGACCTAATCActttccaaaggccccacctcctaaaaCCATCACCAGGcccattaggatttcaacatatgaatctaGGGGGGACACAAGCATCAGTAGTTATGGTAAATTCTAGAAAcacttttaaaatcacaaatataTTATGTGCAGTTAGAGTTTCAACAGAAGAATTTTAGGGGCCACAGGCATCAACTATATGGTGAATCCTAGAAACAAagcttttttttaaccacagatatataaacatatatatgcatatatacatacacacacatacacatgtgttgatgttgttgttcagccgctaagtcctctctgactctttgcagccctgtgggctACAGCATGCCGAGCTTCACTATCATATATGCATTctgtgtatatatgggcttccctggtggctcagatggtaaacaatctgcctgcaatgtgagagacctgggtccaatccctgggttgggaagatcacctagatAAAGGAATGggtacccagtccagtattcttgcctagagaattccatgaacataggagactggcaggctacagtccatggggttgcaaagaggtggacacgactgagcaactttcactttcatgtaaatatatatatgtatgtatgtatgtatatatataatatgcaggTAGGATTACAAACAGcatcttttttttaaccacagacATAAACATAggtatgcacatatacatatgcacactTACATATGCACACAAATATAGGTAATATACACAGTACGTGCCAGGTCGGTGAGGACCACATAGTCTGGGGCAGAAGGGCTGGACGTGCAGAAGCACCTACCTACCCTGGGATCTGAGGGAGACCCATCCTGCTGGGACTGTTTCAATGTATTTAGCAAGTTGAAAGCGATGCTTGGGAAGAAGCTGCTAATCTTCCAAGCAAGAAGGTCCTTGGGAAGTGCTCCAGAGGCCTTGGTCAAGTCCACAGTCTGGCAGGTCTTTGAGGGCCTAAGTGGAaaatcagacagtaaagagcaaTCTGTGACAGGGGCTATCAACCTGTGGCCAGGGGCCAGAGGACACAGCAAAACCTCAGCAGAAATGGTATAGATCTCGGGCAGACTGTCAATTTCTTGGGAACATCCAGAGGGCATGACTGAAGGTTGACCCTGGGGCTGGACCAGACAGTGAGGCTCTTTGCCCTCCTCTGGCCTTGAAATATACACCCACAGGTTCTTCCCACAGTTGGAGTCATTTTCAAGGAGGCAGTTTTGAGAGACTGGGGTGACATTGAGACCCTTTGAATTGTTAAAACCTCTCTATAAAGTTGAGGTTTTGAAGAGCAAGGGTGGAGATCTCACAAGGATGAGAAAGTAGCATGTGATCATAGTTtgtatgaataaaaatatttgtagttgaaatatgttgttgttattgttcagctgctaagctgtgtccgactcttttgcggccctatggactgtagcctgccaggctcctctgtccatgggatttcttaggcaagaacactgcagtgagttgctatttcctcctccagggaatctttcccactcagggactgaacccacagtgcaggggaattctttaccatggagccaccatggaagcccataaAAGAAACattcatataattaaaattataatagagAGGCGAAGCGCGAGCGAGAACCGTGTGGTGCGTAGTTGTTTCCGAAGGGCAGCAAAGGAAAAGGGTTAGCCATGTTGTCTTTGGTCAGAAGGATAATCAGCACCGCGAAAGCCCCCGCGGCCATTGGTCCCTACAGTCAGGCTGTGTTAGTCGACAGGACCATTTACATTTCAGGACAGCTAGGCATGGACCCTGCAAGTGGACAGCTTGTGCCAGGAGGGGTGACAGAAAAGGCTAAACAGGCTCTGACAAACATAGGTGAAATTCTGAAAGCAGCAGGCTGTGACTTCACGAATGTGGTAAAAACAACGGTTTTGCTGGCTGACATAAATGACTTCAGTGCTGTCAATgatgtctacaaacaatatttCCAGAGTAGTTTTCTGCGAGAGCTGCTTACCAGGTTGCTGCTTTGCCCAAAGGAGGCCGTGTTGAGATCGAAGCAATAGCTGTGCAAGGACCTCTCACAACAGCATCACTCTAAGTGGGCCAAGTGTTATTTAGTCTGGaaatttaatagtatttttaaactaACGGCTTAATCCTTGTTGGAAAGTATAAGgttgaaatatctgaaaatattatGGAAATACCATATAATAAGGGAAACGATATGAATTGAAGATTAATGATGAATCTAGTTACTAATATTacaaattatacttcagtaacaCTTGTATTGCTGGATGTGGGAAAACAGACATACCTTACTGAGTTAACTCAGAAGAATAAAAGTCAAAGGAAATAACATGTAGGAAAGATGAGCTACTATGCCtgaaaagtaagaaaaagcaACACCTAATTCAACTAAACCCTATTAATTTAATGATGGGAAGTATTTTATTATGTCAGATATGTGATTTTTGCTTGAATAAAACTCAAGCATTTAAATTTGAATGGCAGAGATAAAGGAGAAGAAACTGGACCAAATTTTATATAGATAATATTTTTCTAGTGGAAATAAAATAGCATGCAGATTTTCCTTGGTGTGATTccattcactgatttttttttaacagtttaatGTATGCATTAAATTACATTACCTAAATAAAAGTGaagaaactatgaaaaaaaaattataatagaagTTGACATTCATTACAAGTCTatcatgtatttaaaatatgtaagctCACTAGCACTCTTCCATTCAAACAGTGGAGTCTAAATTCCTTCATCTTGAATATGGGCTGGACTTAGTGACTTGTTTTCAACAAATAAATGTGgtgtatcagtatcagttcagttcagctgttcagttgtgtccgactctttgcaccccatgaactgcagtatgccaggcttccctgtctatcacaaactctcagagcttggtcaaactcatgtccatcaagtcggtgatgccatccaaccatctcatcctctgttgtccccttctcctcccaccttcaatctttcccagcatcagggtcttttccaatgagtcagttctttgcatcaggtggccaaagtattggagctccagtttcagcatcagtccttccaaagaatattcaggactgatttcctttaggattgactggtttgatctccttgcagttagagtcttctccaacagtatagttcaaaagcatcaattcttcagtgctcagctttctttaaagtgcaactctcatatctgtacatgacactggaaaaatgTGGTGTAGGTGATGCTATTTCAGAGGTTAGATCATA contains these protein-coding regions:
- the LOC138088291 gene encoding 2-iminobutanoate/2-iminopropanoate deaminase-like; this encodes MLSLVRRIISTAKAPAAIGPYSQAVLVDRTIYISGQLGMDPASGQLVPGGVTEKAKQALTNIGEILKAAGCDFTNVVKTTVLLADINDFSAVNDVYKQYFQSSFLRELLTRLLLCPKEAVLRSKQ